The genomic DNA TTGACAAAAAGTTATGATACTTGTACCCTTTTGAGAAGTTAAGAAAAAACTGTTCCTGATTTATATAAAGAGGAGGTAAACAGGTATGACACGCGACAATTTATTAAACGCTTTGGTTATTATGTTTGTTCTATTGGGGTTCCTCTTTTCCGGATGTGCCAAAAAACCGGCAGAAACTGCTGTAGGCAAGGAAGAATCCGCTGTTAAGCTTGAAGAAGGAAAATCCGTTCTTAAAGAAACATTAGTTGCAGTGGAAGAAGTATCCTACGCTGACCGCCACGTAGTAAAGAGAGGTGAATGTCTCTGGTGGATCGCCAAGTACAAAGACATCTATAATGATCCCTTCCAGTGGCCCATAATCTATGACGCCAACAGTAACCTGATTAATGATCCAGATTTAATATATCCCGGTCAGATTTTCTCTATTCCCAGAAAAGGATACACCATTGAAGAGGTCAAAGAAGCAAGAAAAAGAGCCGGTGCACCAAGACCTTATGCACCTCCTCAAAAAGCATTTGTCTTAACTGAGTGAAACTAAATTTTAGAAATTGAACTACGGAGGAGGGTGCAGGTTATTTCCAGCACCCTCTTTTTTTTATTCCGCATAAGATTACAGAGAGC from Syntrophales bacterium includes the following:
- a CDS encoding LysM peptidoglycan-binding domain-containing protein, with the protein product MTRDNLLNALVIMFVLLGFLFSGCAKKPAETAVGKEESAVKLEEGKSVLKETLVAVEEVSYADRHVVKRGECLWWIAKYKDIYNDPFQWPIIYDANSNLINDPDLIYPGQIFSIPRKGYTIEEVKEARKRAGAPRPYAPPQKAFVLTE